Within the Acidobacteriota bacterium genome, the region TCATCTGACTCTCCAACCGCCGAACGCCTCCTGCTATCACCAGCCATGGGATTTTATGGACTGATTCAACTCCCCAAAGGTGTTGCAGAAACTGAGGAAACTGCCAGATGTGTGGTGACTTGTCCGCACCATAGGACCACTGTTCAAACTCCCGCCAGTATGCCCAGAGTGTCAATCCAGGGCCTCGCTGCTCTGGGGGCACGGTCCAGGCTCGATAATCCAGGCGATAGGCAAATGAAACCAGATGTTGGTTCAACTCCGCCAGCACGGCCTCTGGAACCTCAACCCCAAGCAACCAGGCCAGATACCCCAGCGTGTCGCGTAACGGCAGCACCAGCCCCATTCGAGTCGCCTGCTGGACTAACCGATTCCAATCAATTGTCGAATGCTCCAGGATCACAACGGCATCAGCCAGCCAGCGAAGCGGAGGCACCGGATTCCAACGCGCTCCGTGGACACATACATGCAGAAACTGGTCTGTGGGATTGAGCACTTTGACTGGAACGCCGCCCACTTTGGCGGGTTCAGCCAGTTGCCAAAAGGGATCATCAACTTCAACTCGACAATTTTCAAAAAAGAGATTCCAGTGCAGGTCGCATTCGGTGCCATCGCTTTTTCGAAAAACCTGCGCGTGTGGTGCGCGGAAACCAGGCGTCCAGCCAGCCTGACCAAGCAGTTCAATGGCCTGATTGGCGCTCTGGCGCGGAACCAGTACATCAAAATCTCCCATTGGCCGCAAGCCGAAGTTCTCGTAATATCTTGTAATCAAAGCCGTTCCTTTTAAAACAATCGGTTCGATACCCGCCTGTTGGAACATCTTGAGAACTGGGGTCATCCCGTGCAAGAGCGTCTGATTTTTGACCCAGGTATGGCGGTGGATTCCTTTCATCACCTGCAACCAGGGATGCTCAACCCCCAACGCTTTCAAATTTTGGTAGAGCAATGGCAGCAACCGAAACGAGCCATCATCCAGCGTCTGTAAGTCAACTTTCGCACACCAGGCTTCCCAGGCAGCACGCGCTGGATCTCCTTTGAGCAAAGCAGCTTGCAACAGCAATTCCTGCTCCGGGTTGGGACGATGGGTTTTGAGGTGAGATGGAAATGGCGGCTGAGGCATGGTTTGAGGGTCCGCGGGAAGATGACAAATGACAAGGTGACAAGGTGACAAGATGACAAGATGACAAGGTGCCAAATGACAAGNNNNGGTGACAAATGACAAGGTGACAAGATGACAAGATGACAAGGTGACAAATGACAAGATAATCCCATTTTGGAATGAAGCCATCGTATCAGAGAACAGTTAAGTTATTTGATCGAATAGAGTTAGTGGACTATTGACTACGAGCTACTGACTACAAACTGGTATAACAAGGTGACGAAGTGGTCAAAAATTGACTGGCAATCAGATTGTCACCTTGTCATTTGTCACCTTGTCACCTTGTCATCTTGTCATTTGTCACCTTGTCATCTTGTCATCTTGTCATCACATCTGGACGCGACGACGGTCAAGAACGCCTTTCAGCATTTTGACATAATCACTTCGTGAATCCCGCTCGCGGAGCGTCAGGTTGGTGGTGTGCAACCGGCGGCGCATCACGACGTCATTGAGCATCAACATTTTGAGTCCAGCATCGGTCGCCCGGCTGTGCCAGTCAATAAAATCTCCCAGCTTTTGGACTGGATTCAGCAACCCAACCCGAAAAAAGGATTCGCGTTTGATCAACATTGTTCCAGGAAGGAATCCTGGCATCGGGTCTGGTGGGCACTTTAAGCGGTTTTTTACTTCATCACTGAGTTCTGGACTGACAAACTGCTGAACGTGCCCAAAGACCGCATCAAGGTCTGGATCTTGTTCAAACGCAGAGAGTTGAAGTCTCAATTTGTGTTGAGTCCACACATCATCGGCATCCAGAAATGCCAGCCAGTTACCGGTTGCCGCCAGGATTCCAGTGTTGCGAGCAGCCCCTGGCCCAGCCTGCGGTTGAGACACCAAATGTACCTGTGGAAACCCAGCCACAACCTCAGGACTGCGATCAGTTGAACCATCATCAACCACAATGATTTCAAGCGGTTGATATGCTTGATCAAGCACGCTTTGGATAGCTTCGACCAGATAGCCTTCACCGTTATAAACCGGAATGACCACGCTGATGAGTGACGGATTTGGTTTGAGAAGTGAAGGAATTTCAGTCATGTCGTTTGCGAAGAATTGAGCGACGAAGTGCGGCGAGCATATTCTGGTTATTTTCGGTCGTGGTGAGCGAAAGGTTGGTTGAATGAATCCGCTTGTGAAGCAACACTTGAGGAATCACTGCTTTGGCAAGCCCCAAATCAGA harbors:
- a CDS encoding nucleotidyltransferase family protein, translating into MPQPPFPSHLKTHRPNPEQELLLQAALLKGDPARAAWEAWCAKVDLQTLDDGSFRLLPLLYQNLKALGVEHPWLQVMKGIHRHTWVKNQTLLHGMTPVLKMFQQAGIEPIVLKGTALITRYYENFGLRPMGDFDVLVPRQSANQAIELLGQAGWTPGFRAPHAQVFRKSDGTECDLHWNLFFENCRVEVDDPFWQLAEPAKVGGVPVKVLNPTDQFLHVCVHGARWNPVPPLRWLADAVVILEHSTIDWNRLVQQATRMGLVLPLRDTLGYLAWLLGVEVPEAVLAELNQHLVSFAYRLDYRAWTVPPEQRGPGLTLWAYWREFEQWSYGADKSPHIWQFPQFLQHLWGVESVHKIPWLVIAGGVRRLESQMKN
- a CDS encoding glycosyltransferase family 2 protein produces the protein MTEIPSLLKPNPSLISVVIPVYNGEGYLVEAIQSVLDQAYQPLEIIVVDDGSTDRSPEVVAGFPQVHLVSQPQAGPGAARNTGILAATGNWLAFLDADDVWTQHKLRLQLSAFEQDPDLDAVFGHVQQFVSPELSDEVKNRLKCPPDPMPGFLPGTMLIKRESFFRVGLLNPVQKLGDFIDWHSRATDAGLKMLMLNDVVMRRRLHTTNLTLRERDSRSDYVKMLKGVLDRRRVQM